One segment of Panicum virgatum strain AP13 chromosome 1K, P.virgatum_v5, whole genome shotgun sequence DNA contains the following:
- the LOC120639584 gene encoding phosphoribulokinase, chloroplastic: MAICSTHTTTSLHSPCTTVSNAGFRQKQVIFFTSNRRSGRRHGGARTFQVSCSVEKPVVIGLAADSGCGKSTFMRRLTSVFGGAAEPPKGGNPDSNTLISDTTTVICLDDYHSLDRTGRKEKGVTALDPRANNFDLMYEQVKAIKEGQTIEKPIYNHVTGLLDPPEVIKPPKIFVIEGLHPMFDERVRDLLDFSIYLDISDEVKFAWKIQRDMAERGHSLESIQASIEARKPDFDAFIDPQKQYADAVIEVLPTQLIPDDNEGKVLRVKLIMKEGVKHFNPVYLFDEGSSISWVPCGRKLTCSYPGIKFAYGPDTYFGHEVSVLEMDGQFDRLDELIYVESHLSNLSTKFYGEVTQQMLKHADFPGSNNGTGLFQTIVGLKIRDLYEQIVAERAGAPAETAKV; this comes from the exons ATGGCGATCTGCAGCACGCACACCACCACCTCCCTGCACTCCCCATGCACAACAGTCTCAAACGCAGGCTTCAGGCAGAAGCaagtcatcttcttcaccagCAACAGGAGAAGCGGCAGAAGGCATGGAGGGGCAAGAACCTTTCAGGTTTCATGCTCCGTCGAGAAGCCAGTGGTGATCGGCCTGGCGGCAGACTCAGGATGCGGGAAGAGTACCTTCATGCGCCGTCTCACCAGTGTGTTTGGTGGTGCTGCAGAGCCACCCAAGGGTGGCAACCCGGACTCCAACACCCTCATCAGTGACACCACGACAGTGATATGCCTTGATGACTACCACTCCTTGGACAGAACCGGGAGAAAGGAGAAGGGTGTGACCGCCCTCGACCCAAGGGCCAACAACTTTGATCTCATGTATGAGCAGGTGAAGGCAATCAAAGAAGGCCAGACAATTGAGAAGCCGATCTACAACCATGTCACTGGCCTCCTCGACCCACCGGAGGTTATCAAGCCCCCAAAGATTTTTGTCATTGAGGGCTTGCACCCAAT GTTTGATGAGCGTGTGAGAGACCTCCTAGACTTCAGTATCTACTTGGACATCAGCGATGAGGTTAAGTTTGCATGGAAAATTCAG CGGGACATGGCAGAGCGCGGGCACAGCCTTGAAAGCATCCAGGCTAGTATCGAAGCTAGGAAACCAGATTTTGATGCCTTCATTG ATCCGCAGAAGCAATATGCTGATGCTGTGATTGAAGTTCTGCCGACACAGTTGATTCCCGATGACAATGAAGGAAAGGTGCTGCGTGTTAAATTGATCATGAAAGAAGGCGTGAAGCACTTCAACCCAGTTTACCTCTTCGATGAGGGATCAAGTATCAGCTGGGTGCCTTGCGGAAGAAAGCTCACATGCTCTTACCCTGGCATCAAATTTGCCTATGGCCCAGACACTTACTTCGGCCACGAG GTATCAGTGTTGGAGATGGATGGGCAATTCGACAGACTAGATGAGCTCATATATGTGGAGAGCCATCTAAGCAATCTCTCAACTAAATTCTATGGAGAAGTGACACAGCAAATGCTAAAGCATGCAGATTTCCCAGGAAGCAACAACGGAACAGGTCTCTTCCAGACCATCGTTGGACTGAAGATTAGAGATCTCTATGAGCAGATAGTTGCCGAGAGGGCTGGTGCACCAGCTGAAACAGCAAAAGTTTAA
- the LOC120639601 gene encoding secretory carrier-associated membrane protein 5, translating into MHHDPNPFDEGADDNPFSNGGGGGAGARGGGGKSQFGFRPAEPVGFGGGRGDATVDIPLDTMNDSKGKAKELSQWESDLRRREADIRRREEALKSAGVPMEDKNWPPFFPIIHHDIANEIPANAQKLQYLAFASWLGIVLCLFWNFIAVIVCWIRGGDSKLFFLATIYGMLGIPLSYLMWYRPLYRAMRTDSAFSFGWFFLCYLLHIGFCIFAAIAPPIIFRGKSLTGILAAIDTFSDHAIVGIFYFVGFALFCLETLVSIWVLQKVYMYFRGHK; encoded by the exons ATGCACCACGATCCCAACCCCTTCGACGAGGGCGCCGACGACAACCCCTTCTCG aatggaggaggaggaggtgcaggaGCGCGTGGTGGAGGCGGCAAGTCGCAGTTCGGGTTCCGGCCGGCGGAGCCCGTCGGgttcggcggcggcaggggcgacGCGACCGTCGACATCCCCCTCGACACCATGAAC GATTCGAAGGGCAAAGCGAAGGAGCTGTCGCAATGGGAATCAGATCTCAGGAGGCGAGAGGCG GAtatcaggaggagggaggaagctcTCAAGAGTG CTGGGGTGCCCATGGAGGACAAGAACTGGCCGCCATTCTTCCCAATCATCCACCACGACATTGCCAATGAGATACCAGCAAACGCTCAGAAGTTGCAGTATCTTGCGTTCGCGAGCTGGCTTG GCATAGTGCTTTGTCTCTTCTGGAATTTTATTGCTGTCATTGTCTGTTGGATCAGAGGGGGAG ATTCCAAGCTATTTTTCCTGGCTACAATCTATGGTATGCTTGGCATCCCTTTGTCCTACTTGATGTGGTATAGGCCTCTCTACCGAGCAATGAG AACTGACAGTGCTTTCAGCTTTGGATGGTTTTTCCTATGTTACCTG CTCCACATTGGCTTTTGCATATTTGCTGCCATTGCTCCTCCAATTATATTCCGTGGAAAGTCATTAAC GGGTATACTGGCTGCAATTGACACCTTCTCTGATCATGCGATAGTTGGG ATCTTTTACTTTGTCGGATTTGCCTTGTTTTGCTTGGAGACACTTGTGAGCATATGGGTTCTTCAG AAAGTATACATGTATTTCAGAGGGCACAAATAG
- the LOC120639594 gene encoding uncharacterized protein LOC120639594, with amino-acid sequence MKPPAAAVPAMPEFRDWGGLPELPLSEVLQRLLPCLRSIYAFAAVCRPWRLLLRASAADLLRPGLPPLILNPESSIVAAFYKLVLAEPLSYRTDLRAEGAVLLSASRGHLLLHRRRGPSEGEARIIIIDAFTGAERREVTLPSPRFAYHYAALSPTHLLVFHSRHAFFSLPFPFPDPNPNPSSSGPHWTKHTLPRSASFVTGVLEFRGRFLGLTDRAQLLEFRLRTSPQGRGQTVQMLPAAGLPDATTFERWHFGPRLVAAGDRLLLVLFMLEPKSAASLQNKRGVKKVAVYGLDMAQMRWEEVENIGAYSLFVDCASRSAAACIDVRRCGVEENRVCVVAPGCPRRSFPPGWEAAPGVADNYLFSGRAMTDRQPWPSNIWVYPQLFF; translated from the exons ATGaaaccgcccgccgccgccgtgcccgcgaTGCCGGAGTTCCGCGACTGGGGCGGCCTGCCGGAGCTGCCGCTCTCGGAGGTGCTGCAGCGCCTCCTCCCCTGCCTCCGCTCCATCTACGCCTTCGCGGCCGTCTGCCGCCCCTggcggctcctcctccgcgcctccgccgccgacctcctccgccccggCCTGCCCCCGCTCATCCTCAACCCCGAATCCAGCATCGTCGCCGCCTTCTACAAGCTCGTCCTCGCGGAGCCGCTCTCCTATCGCACCGATCTCCGCGCGGAGGGCGCGGTCCTCCTGTCCGCCTCTcgcggccacctcctcctccaccgccgccgcggcccgtcCGAAGGTGAAGCccgcatcatcatcatcgacgCTTTCACCGGCGCCGAGCGCCGGGAGGTCACGCTCCCGTCCCCTCGCTTCGCATACCACTACGCCGCCCTCTCGCCGACCCACCTCCTCGTCTTCCACTCCAGGCAcgccttcttctccctccccttccccttccccgacCCAAACCCCAATCCAAGCTCCTCCGGTCCCCACTGGACCAAGCACACCCTCCCCCGCTCCGCGTCCTTCGTCACGGGCGTCCTCGAATTCCGCGGCCGCTTCCTTGGCTTGACCGACCGCGCGCAGCTGCTCGAGTTCCGCCTCCGCACCAGCCCTCAAGGCCGGGGCCAGACCGTCCAGATGcttcccgccgccggcctcccagACGCCACCACGTTCGAACGGTGGCACTTTGGGCCCCGTCTGGTCGCCGCCGGGGATCGGCTACTGCTGGTGCTCTTCATGCTGGAGCCAAAATCTGCCGCCTCGTTGCAAAATAAAAGGGGCGTGAAGAAGGTGGCCGTTTACGGGCTTGACATGGCACAAATGAGATGGGAGGAGGTGGAGAACATTGGGGCGTACAGCTTGTTTGTTGACTGTGCCAGCAGGAGTGCTGCTGCGTGCATAGATGTGAGAAGATGTGGCGTGGAGGAGAATCGAGTTTGTGTTGTGGCTCCTGG GTGCCCCCGGAGATCATTTCCACCAGGGTGGGAGGCAGCTCCCGGTGTTGCTGACAATTACCTATTTAGCGGAAGAGCGATGACGGATCGGCAGCCATGGCCATCAAACATATGGGTTTATCCACAGCTCTTCTTTTGA